One window of Pseudomonadota bacterium genomic DNA carries:
- a CDS encoding CoA transferase, with protein MPGPLDGVKILDLTSVVMGPFATQILAELGAEVVKVEPFSGDNMRDVGPMLNPHMGHLHLHLNRGKKGIAVNLKHPSGIDVIKKLILRSDVLIYNVRPNAMQRLGLSYTDVSALNPDIIYVGAYGYSENGLRAGQAAYDDLIQGSTGVPWLVSKEGREKPSYVPLNFADRVTGLHAVYAVTAALYQREKSGRGQSVEVPMFEAISHFVLGDHMAGLSFQPPIGPSGYERLKHRRVYETKNGFICALVYNEAQWTRFWAAMNQSEMMNDPKFITHSARAQNIGEIYDLLSEMIKNEDTDYWMSFFQDIDVPVAKMNTVDDLLTDDHLRETGFFINEEHPTEGSLYATKTPSNWSHSSPERVTPAPTLGQHTREVLSELAYSEDQVNDLIQTGAVSDGSS; from the coding sequence ATGCCAGGTCCTCTTGACGGTGTCAAAATTCTAGATCTAACGTCCGTAGTCATGGGCCCTTTTGCGACCCAAATACTGGCTGAGTTAGGTGCAGAGGTGGTCAAGGTTGAACCCTTCTCAGGTGACAATATGAGAGACGTCGGACCTATGCTAAATCCTCATATGGGGCACTTGCATTTACATTTAAACCGTGGGAAAAAGGGTATCGCTGTTAATTTGAAACATCCATCGGGGATTGACGTTATCAAAAAGTTAATTCTGCGTAGTGACGTTTTAATTTACAACGTGAGACCAAACGCGATGCAGAGATTAGGGTTGTCTTACACTGATGTGAGCGCACTGAACCCAGATATTATCTACGTAGGCGCTTATGGATACTCAGAAAATGGCCTTCGAGCGGGGCAGGCGGCCTATGATGATCTGATACAAGGTAGTACCGGCGTGCCTTGGCTTGTTTCCAAGGAAGGTCGGGAAAAACCTAGTTATGTACCTCTTAATTTTGCGGACCGTGTGACTGGATTGCACGCTGTTTATGCTGTGACAGCGGCCTTGTATCAGCGAGAAAAGTCAGGTCGAGGTCAGTCAGTAGAGGTTCCTATGTTTGAGGCGATATCACACTTCGTGCTGGGGGATCATATGGCGGGCCTGAGTTTTCAACCGCCAATCGGACCTTCGGGCTATGAACGGCTAAAACACCGACGCGTTTATGAGACAAAAAATGGCTTTATTTGCGCTTTGGTTTATAACGAAGCGCAATGGACCAGATTTTGGGCGGCTATGAATCAATCTGAAATGATGAATGACCCAAAGTTTATAACGCATTCTGCTAGAGCTCAAAATATTGGTGAGATATATGATCTTTTATCAGAGATGATTAAAAATGAGGATACGGACTATTGGATGTCTTTTTTTCAGGACATTGATGTTCCTGTCGCTAAAATGAATACCGTAGATGACTTGTTGACGGATGATCATCTCCGAGAGACGGGATTTTTTATTAATGAGGAACATCCAACCGAAGGTAGTTTGTACGCGACAAAGACGCCCAGCAATTGGTCTCATTCGTCACCAGAAAGAGTTACCCCAGCACCAACCTTGGGTCAGCATACACGAGAAGTATTGAGCGAACTCGCGTACAGTGAGGATCAAGTTAATGACTTAATACAGACTGGTGCGGTTTCAGATGGATCATCTTGA
- a CDS encoding class I SAM-dependent methyltransferase: MNFYEKYILPPILNCACGLSSLKSHREDIVSRAKGAVLEIGIGSSLNLDFYKQDQITEITGIDPNESLLKIAQRSNPNKTPKINLIAGISEQLPFSDRQFDSAVVTFSFCTIPNPEIAIREIKRTLKPKGLLHFCEHGISDSPHLKKWQQRIEPIWKPLAGGCHLTRDIFALIASNGFQLFDHKTIYADHVPKVVGHLYSGSAIKQS, encoded by the coding sequence ATGAATTTTTACGAAAAATATATTCTTCCTCCGATACTTAACTGCGCATGCGGACTGTCTTCACTGAAAAGTCATCGAGAAGATATTGTCAGTCGAGCCAAAGGTGCAGTTCTTGAAATAGGCATAGGTTCCTCTCTAAATCTCGATTTCTATAAGCAGGATCAAATCACAGAAATAACCGGAATCGATCCCAACGAGTCACTACTCAAAATAGCCCAGCGCAGCAACCCTAACAAAACCCCCAAGATAAATTTAATCGCTGGAATTTCAGAGCAGCTCCCATTCTCCGATCGGCAGTTTGATTCAGCAGTTGTTACTTTCTCTTTCTGCACTATTCCGAATCCAGAAATCGCAATTAGAGAAATTAAACGAACACTTAAACCAAAAGGCTTACTTCACTTTTGCGAACATGGCATCAGTGACAGTCCACATCTCAAAAAATGGCAGCAGAGAATAGAGCCGATCTGGAAACCTTTAGCTGGAGGGTGTCACCTCACCCGAGATATTTTTGCCCTAATCGCCAGTAACGGTTTTCAACTGTTTGATCACAAAACAATCTATGCTGATCACGTGCCAAAAGTTGTAGGACATTTGTACAGCGGTTCGGCTATCAAACAAAGCTAA
- the infA gene encoding translation initiation factor IF-1, translating to MAKEELIQMDGTIQEVLPNTTFRVELENGIEVIAYASGKMRKNRIRITAGDRVSVEISPYDLTKARINFRHREDRPSAPPAN from the coding sequence ATGGCGAAGGAAGAATTAATTCAAATGGACGGCACTATACAAGAGGTGTTGCCCAATACGACCTTTAGGGTTGAGCTTGAAAATGGCATTGAGGTTATTGCTTATGCATCTGGAAAAATGCGTAAAAATAGAATTCGAATCACTGCGGGTGACCGAGTTTCGGTTGAGATTTCCCCCTATGATTTAACCAAGGCGCGTATTAATTTCCGACATCGAGAGGATAGACCTTCGGCGCCTCCAGCGAACTAG